The genomic region CTCAAGTTTGTCCGGGAGCATGCCGACGTCGTGAAGGATTCCATTGCGCGGCGAAAAGAGGATACGTCAATTGTTGACGAGGTTTTGCGTCTTGACGAGGCGTGGCGGGAAAAGAAGAAGGCAATTGACGCCTTGCGCCACGAGCGAAACAAGGTTTCTGAAGAGATTAATACGCTTAAAAAGGCGGGGAAGGATGCTTCGGCCGTTCTTGCGCGGGCCAAGCAGATTCCAAAAGAGCTCAAGGCATTGCAGGAGGAAGAGCGGGCAGCGTGGGAGGCAGTGGTGGAAGCGTTGCGCAAGATCCCCAACGTCATGCACGAGAAGGTGCCGTATGGCAAAAGCGACGAGGACAACGTCGAGCTCAAGCGGTGGGGTGCGCATCGGGAGTTTTCGTTTCCCGTGAGGAACCATGTGGAGCTGTGCGAGATGAATGGCTGGGCTGACTTCGACGCCTCGGCAAGGACGTCGGGAAATGGCTTTTATTTCTTGAAGGGGGATTTGGCCCTGCTCAATCAGGCGTTGATTCGCTTTGGCGTTACCTTTATGCAAAAGAAGGGGTACCTGTACATTGAGCCTCCTCTTATGTTGCACCGTCACATCATCCTCGCAGCTGGGGATGAAGACGCGTTTGCTCAATCTATTTATGCAACGGATGACGGGGATTTATGTCTTATCGGGACTGCGGAGCACGCGATTTTGGGTTTGCATGAAGGGCAGGTGCTTCCGGAAGAGCGGCTTCCGCTCAAGTATTTTGGCTACAGCATGTGCTTTCGGAAAGAGATTGGAAGTCACGGTATTAACGAGAAGGGGTTGTGGCGCACGCACCAGTTTAATAAGGTGGAGCAGTTCGTGTTCTGCACGCCGGAGCAGAGTTGGCAGCTTTTCGATGAGCTCTTGCAGAATAGCGAAGAGATCTTGCAGGCGCTAGGTCTTCCCTACCGTGTTGTTGAGATGTGCACTGGTGACTTGGCCGTGTGGAAGGCGCGCTCGTTTGATGTGGAAGTGTGGCGACCGACGACGAAGGGTTTTGGCGAGGTGATGTCGCTCTCGAATTGCACAACGTATCAAGCTGAGGATTTGGGGATTAAGATTTTG from Candidatus Woesearchaeota archaeon harbors:
- a CDS encoding serine--tRNA ligase → MARYAKALKTSSFFLLLCTIMLSLKFVREHADVVKDSIARRKEDTSIVDEVLRLDEAWREKKKAIDALRHERNKVSEEINTLKKAGKDASAVLARAKQIPKELKALQEEERAAWEAVVEALRKIPNVMHEKVPYGKSDEDNVELKRWGAHREFSFPVRNHVELCEMNGWADFDASARTSGNGFYFLKGDLALLNQALIRFGVTFMQKKGYLYIEPPLMLHRHIILAAGDEDAFAQSIYATDDGDLCLIGTAEHAILGLHEGQVLPEERLPLKYFGYSMCFRKEIGSHGINEKGLWRTHQFNKVEQFVFCTPEQSWQLFDELLQNSEEILQALGLPYRVVEMCTGDLAVWKARSFDVEVWRPTTKGFGEVMSLSNCTTYQAEDLGIKILRKDGTRETVHTLNNTALATSRVMVAILENFQNEDGSVTIPEALRPYMNGKKVLEKHA